The following are encoded in a window of Pseudomonas sp. St316 genomic DNA:
- the mtnA gene encoding S-methyl-5-thioribose-1-phosphate isomerase, which translates to MRDRLLAAEKVKAIDWRDGVLYLRDLRVLPFEENWIACTRAADVAEAIGSRAVRGAPAIGISAAYGVVLAARARMAEGGDWQAALESDFALLAEARPTAANLFWALDRMRDRLGRLKEHAEPLAVLEAEAIAIHESDREANLTMAQLGVDLIRKHQGNAQAILTHGNTGALATGGFGTALGVIRGAYIEGMVERVYADETRPSLQGSRLTAWELACEGIPVTLNADAAAAHIMKTKGVTWVIVGADCIAANGDVANKIGTYQLAVCAMHHGVRFMVVAPSSTIDMSLACGDDIPIEERDGRELLEIGGKGLGAEVDAFNPMFDVTPADLIDVIVTEKGIIERPDTAKLAQLMCRKRLH; encoded by the coding sequence ATGCGCGATCGACTATTGGCTGCGGAGAAGGTGAAGGCCATCGATTGGCGCGATGGCGTCCTGTACCTGCGAGACCTGCGTGTCTTGCCGTTCGAAGAAAACTGGATCGCCTGCACCCGAGCCGCCGATGTGGCCGAGGCCATCGGCTCAAGGGCGGTGCGCGGCGCGCCGGCCATCGGCATCAGCGCGGCTTATGGTGTCGTGCTGGCCGCGCGGGCCAGGATGGCCGAGGGCGGTGACTGGCAAGCGGCGCTGGAGTCTGATTTTGCCTTGCTGGCCGAGGCCCGGCCGACGGCGGCGAACCTCTTCTGGGCACTGGATCGGATGCGCGACCGGTTGGGGCGCCTGAAAGAGCACGCCGAGCCGCTGGCGGTACTTGAGGCCGAAGCCATCGCGATTCATGAAAGTGACCGCGAAGCCAACCTGACCATGGCCCAGCTCGGTGTCGACCTGATCCGCAAGCATCAGGGCAACGCCCAGGCCATCCTCACCCACGGCAACACCGGGGCCTTGGCGACCGGCGGCTTCGGCACGGCCCTGGGCGTCATCCGTGGCGCGTATATCGAAGGCATGGTGGAGCGCGTCTATGCCGACGAAACCCGTCCATCGCTGCAAGGCTCGCGCCTGACGGCGTGGGAGCTGGCCTGTGAAGGCATCCCGGTGACCCTCAACGCCGATGCCGCCGCTGCCCATATCATGAAGACGAAAGGTGTGACCTGGGTGATCGTCGGTGCCGATTGCATCGCCGCCAATGGCGATGTGGCGAACAAGATCGGTACCTATCAACTGGCGGTCTGTGCCATGCACCATGGCGTGCGCTTCATGGTCGTGGCGCCAAGCTCGACCATCGACATGAGCCTGGCCTGCGGTGATGACATCCCGATCGAGGAGCGCGATGGGCGCGAACTGCTGGAAATCGGTGGCAAGGGGCTCGGCGCGGAGGTGGACGCCTTCAACCCGATGTTCGATGTCACTCCGGCGGATTTGATCGACGTCATCGTCACGGAGAAGGGCATCATCGAGCGCCCGGACACTGCCAAGCTGGCGCAGTTGATGTGTCGCAAGCGGTTGCATTGA